A window from Sulfuricurvum sp. encodes these proteins:
- a CDS encoding Crp/Fnr family transcriptional regulator, protein MTSMIEDLNFFKECDPLKLSLLSSTSKFKSYNASDILMYEEDDINRVYFLVEGEVKLYKVDRFDNEVFLYTLSDQTLLTDIGTLECNTISCFSNIEFLVPSRVVSFDLKIFKEVVKTDFSLLINLVNLLADQKQRVDCMVSMGMVYDVTAKVAKMLYDQLDLYNRLKKQEISYRLNIQPATLSRVLAKFIRKGLIMEEDHKTVVLQREELTRYFNEGL, encoded by the coding sequence ATGACATCTATGATTGAGGATCTTAATTTTTTTAAAGAGTGCGATCCTTTAAAACTATCCCTATTGTCTTCAACCTCCAAATTTAAATCGTACAATGCATCTGATATTTTGATGTATGAGGAAGATGATATTAACCGCGTCTATTTTCTCGTCGAAGGGGAAGTGAAACTCTATAAAGTGGATCGCTTTGATAACGAAGTTTTTTTATATACCCTCTCGGATCAAACTCTACTGACTGATATCGGTACACTCGAATGCAATACGATCAGCTGTTTCAGTAATATAGAATTTTTAGTTCCAAGCCGTGTGGTATCATTCGATCTTAAAATTTTTAAAGAGGTCGTTAAAACCGATTTTTCACTATTAATCAATTTGGTCAATCTCCTCGCCGATCAAAAACAACGAGTGGACTGTATGGTAAGTATGGGAATGGTATATGACGTCACTGCCAAAGTAGCCAAGATGCTTTATGACCAGCTTGATCTGTATAATCGGCTTAAAAAACAGGAGATCTCATATCGACTCAATATCCAGCCAGCTACCCTTTCACGGGTATTGGCTAAATTTATCCGTAAAGGGCTAATTATGGAAGAAGATCATAAAACAGTTGTTTTACAACGTGAAGAACTGACACGATATTTCAACGAAGGACTCTAA
- a CDS encoding type IV pili methyl-accepting chemotaxis transducer N-terminal domain-containing protein, with the protein MQSISTKVRWIVMILSLNLITIILVDIWLNTDQQFDAKVINTAGKQRMLSQRTVLELHRLLLDEEGAYERLQSARQEFDRNFKQLSTATNEYQGFSNEKIEKTMLKVYDHWNKMGTLIDHYLQGDHNLYDLKTIYDDGDRTLLLMDQAVTQYQEYMMEKRVIAHRIQIMLALISFGVILYMARTTLQIQRNFDKFLEHSKSISGNENIGVQRGNELDIACAHIEYFLQNVEEAIQNATEAVEKSEAATAMLIGSAPETEKLLEQSEDMMIQVSEELHHTAQRLKKLKSNLESANSIRNA; encoded by the coding sequence ATGCAATCCATATCCACCAAAGTACGTTGGATCGTTATGATTCTGTCTCTTAATCTTATTACAATCATTCTCGTTGATATTTGGCTCAATACGGATCAACAGTTTGATGCCAAAGTGATCAATACAGCTGGAAAACAGCGCATGCTTTCTCAGCGGACCGTTTTAGAGCTGCACAGACTTTTATTGGATGAAGAAGGTGCGTATGAGCGGCTCCAATCAGCACGTCAGGAATTTGACCGCAATTTCAAACAACTCAGTACAGCCACGAACGAATATCAAGGTTTTTCAAACGAAAAAATCGAAAAAACTATGTTAAAAGTATACGATCACTGGAACAAAATGGGAACCCTCATTGACCATTATTTACAAGGAGACCATAATCTTTATGATCTGAAAACTATCTATGATGACGGGGATAGAACCTTGCTCCTGATGGATCAGGCGGTAACCCAATACCAAGAATATATGATGGAAAAACGGGTCATTGCTCATCGAATTCAAATCATGTTAGCTCTTATCTCCTTTGGAGTTATCCTTTATATGGCACGTACAACGTTACAAATTCAACGAAATTTTGACAAATTTTTGGAACACTCGAAATCGATCAGCGGAAATGAAAACATCGGTGTTCAACGCGGAAATGAACTTGATATTGCATGCGCCCATATCGAATACTTCTTACAGAATGTAGAAGAAGCGATCCAAAATGCTACCGAAGCGGTCGAAAAAAGCGAAGCCGCTACCGCGATGCTGATCGGTTCAGCTCCTGAAACCGAAAAACTGCTGGAACAGAGTGAAGACATGATGATCCAGGTAAGTGAAGAACTTCACCACACCGCTCAACGTCTAAAAAAACTCAAAAGCAACCTCGAGTCTGCTAATTCAATCCGAAACGCCTAA